One segment of Solanum stenotomum isolate F172 chromosome 1, ASM1918654v1, whole genome shotgun sequence DNA contains the following:
- the LOC125855614 gene encoding uncharacterized protein LOC125855614 — protein MELRIGVIGVITFFVLFGRPSNYLGKKNKALPDGSTAYVRGIEQITVKTGIKYNDFVNAVFDRLGIDPSDKILHFTVKFDCSELIRLRDQEGVNALLQFNDDSAHVYALHLEDEPYSRPPSDGVKKVECIVDSDLESERICDSDRPEMCDYPDTEFNDFDNHRAQICVAVDKIWAYYDKADGMPRHYALIGKVLYPGFKIKFRLLVPYPEDQREGTRIGGCLPVSCGKFRCGVTAYTYNLFAFSYQVQCVKAKRGQYVVFPRKGEIWAFFKDRDINRSSSTNNQKEYKYKVVEILSEYVKNVGVKVRSLDKVIGFVSLFQRARMTAVGTFFIKPNELHKFSYRIPSFKMTGTERKGVPAGSFELDPYALPLNPDDVWYPGKVKEFKETGNSRPVENVLSAVPSGSRDKSRTSEHASTSLMTGNLNGVHAANGEFPMSTDLELKLWFGETQK, from the exons ATGGAATTGagaattggtgtaattggtgtaattactttCTTTGTCCTGTTTGGTAGACCAAGTAATTACTTG GGCAAGAAGAATAAGGCACTTCCAGATGGATCCACTGCATACGTGAGAGGTATTGAGCAGATTACTGTGAAGACAGGCATAAAGTACAATGATTTTGTGAATGCAGTTTTTGACAGATTAGGCATTGATCCTTCAGATAAGATCTTGCATTTTACTGTGAAGTTTGATTGTTCTGAATTGATACGGTTGAGAGACCAAGAAGGTGTCAATGCCCTGTTACAATTTAATGATGATTCTGCTCATGTTTATGCATTACATTTGGAGGATGAGCCTTATTCTAGACCACCATCAGATGGTGTGAAAAAAGTTGAATGTATTGTTGATTCGGATTTAGAATCAGAAAGAATTTGTGATAGTGATCGTCCTGAGATGTGTGATTATCCTGATACTGAATTCAATGATTTTGATAATCATAGAGCACAAATTTGTGTTGCTGTTGACAAGATCTGGGCTTACTATGATAAAGCTGATGGTATGCCAAGACATTATGCCCTCATCGGAAAGGTACTCTATCCTGGATTTAAAATAAAGTTCAGATTGCTCGTTCCTTATCCAGAAGATCAAAGGGAGGGCACTCGGATCGGTGGATGCTTGCCTGTTAGCTGTGGGAAATTTAGGTGTGGGGTTACTGCATATACTTATAATCTCTTTGCATTTTCATATCAAGTGCAGTGCGTAAAAGCCAAGAGAGGTCAATACGTTGTATTTCCAAGGAAAGGGGAAATATGGGCCTTCTTCAAAGATAGGGATATTAATCGAAGCTCTAGCACAAATAATCAGAAGGAATACAAGTATAAAGTGGTGGAGATTCTTTCTGAGTATGTTAAGAATGTTGGTGTCAAAGTACGTTCCTTAGATAAAGTGATCGGATTTGTTAGCCTTTTCCAGCGTGCAAGGATGACAGCAGTTGGCACATTCTTTATAAAGCCAAATGAACTTCACAAGTTCTCTTATCGAATTCCCTCTTTCAAAATGACTGGAACTGAACGCAAGGGTGTACCTGCAGGTTCGTTTGAACTTGATCCTTATGCTCTTCCCCTCAACCCCGATGATGTTTGGTACCCTGGAAAAGTTAAGGAAT TTAAGGAAACTGGAAACTCTAGACCTGTAGAAAATGTTTTGTCAGCAGTTCCCTCTGGAAGTAGAGATAAGTCGAGGACCTCTGAGCATGCTTCGACATCTCTGATGACTGGAAACTTGAACGGCGTCCATGCTGCTAATGGAGAGTTCCCTATGAGCACTGATTTGGAACTGAAATTATGGTTTGGTGAGACTCAAAAGTGA